A part of Quatrionicoccus australiensis genomic DNA contains:
- a CDS encoding patatin-like phospholipase family protein — MPAQIISSLATTRRRILLAGALLCLGACTTLQPAKPQATAVDPPRKLKIGLALGGGAARGFAHIGVIKMLESQGIVADYVVGTSAGAVVGSLYAAGNDAFAMQKIAQQLDEKIFADWTFGGRGFLKGEALQDFINQHLHNRPLEKLGKPFATVATDLKTGERVVFRTGDTGMAVRASAAVPGVFQPTQFRGHSYVDGGLTSPVPVQAAREMGADFVIAVDISAQPDGQPVDSLSSILWQTTTIMGGVIGRNEMRDADIVIRPKLPYVKSWDFTARHDAMLEGERAALAALPAIRQKLGR; from the coding sequence ATGCCCGCTCAGATCATCTCCTCCCTCGCCACAACCCGCCGGCGCATCCTGCTCGCCGGTGCCCTGCTTTGCCTTGGCGCCTGCACCACGCTGCAGCCCGCCAAACCGCAAGCGACAGCGGTCGACCCGCCACGCAAGCTGAAAATCGGCCTCGCCCTGGGCGGCGGTGCGGCGCGCGGCTTTGCCCATATCGGCGTGATCAAGATGCTGGAGTCGCAGGGCATCGTCGCCGACTACGTGGTCGGGACCAGTGCCGGCGCCGTCGTCGGCTCGCTCTACGCAGCCGGCAATGACGCCTTCGCAATGCAGAAGATCGCGCAGCAGCTCGACGAGAAGATCTTCGCCGACTGGACCTTCGGCGGGCGTGGCTTCCTCAAGGGCGAAGCGCTGCAGGATTTCATCAACCAGCACCTGCATAACCGGCCGCTGGAAAAACTCGGCAAGCCTTTCGCCACCGTCGCCACCGATCTGAAGACCGGCGAGCGCGTCGTCTTCCGCACCGGCGACACCGGCATGGCGGTGCGCGCCTCGGCCGCCGTGCCCGGCGTTTTCCAGCCGACCCAATTCCGCGGCCACAGCTATGTCGATGGCGGCCTGACCAGCCCGGTGCCGGTGCAGGCAGCACGCGAGATGGGCGCCGACTTCGTCATCGCCGTCGATATTTCGGCCCAGCCGGACGGTCAACCGGTGGACAGCCTGAGCAGCATTCTGTGGCAGACCACGACCATCATGGGCGGCGTCATCGGCCGCAACGAAATGCGCGACGCCGACATCGTCATCCGCCCCAAGCTGCCCTACGTCAAATCCTGGGACTTCACCGCCCGCCACGATGCCATGCTCGAAGGCGAACGCGCCGCGCTGGCCGCGCTGCCGGCGATCCGCCAGAAGCTCGGGCGCTAG
- the parE gene encoding DNA topoisomerase IV subunit B, whose translation MTEYSASSIRVLKDLEPVKERPGMYTRTTCPTHIVQEVIDNSADEALAGYAKKISVRIGADGVIEVSDNGRGIPVEIHPEEGRPAVELVFCKLHAGGKFNKTESGNAYRFSGGLHGVGVSVTNALSTRLEVEIKRGGGVHRIVFADGFVVEPLARIGEVGQRNTGTTVRISPDPKYFDSPKVNLAQLEHLLRSKAVLMPNVTVELDIEGQEKKVWCYQNGMADYLNEMMVGTPVAPIFVGEKYVETANGFAVGEGATWALAWFEEGGGKPESYVNLIPTLDGGTHEAGLKAGVFEAVKTFAEHHAILPAKVKLAQEDVCGRMTYLLSAKVLDPQFQGQTKEKLTSRDAYKLVTQMVRDPFELWLNSHADFGKKIAELAVKAAQNRMKSTQKVEKKKSSGIATLPGKLTDCESDDISRNEVFLVEGDSAGGSAKQGRDKETQAVLPLRGKVLNTWEVERDQLFKNNEVHDISVAIGVDPHGIDQLDSIDVSGLRYGRIIVMSDADVDGSHIQVLLFTLFLKHFPALVERGHIHVAQPPLFRVDVEARGHTRKVYCLDEAEKLQTLQKLRDEGVSENKITVSRFKGLGEMNPDQLWETTLCPDTRRLVPFQASRETIKEMTATFTLLMGKGEAAGRRAWMEKDGGLVEADV comes from the coding sequence ATGACTGAATACTCCGCCTCTTCCATCCGCGTCCTGAAAGATCTCGAGCCCGTCAAGGAACGCCCCGGCATGTACACCAGGACGACCTGCCCGACGCACATCGTCCAGGAAGTCATCGACAACTCGGCCGACGAGGCGCTGGCCGGCTACGCCAAGAAGATTTCGGTGCGCATCGGCGCCGACGGCGTGATCGAGGTTTCCGACAACGGCCGCGGCATCCCGGTTGAAATCCACCCGGAAGAAGGCCGCCCGGCCGTCGAACTGGTCTTCTGCAAGCTGCACGCCGGCGGCAAGTTCAACAAGACCGAGTCGGGCAACGCCTACCGTTTCTCGGGCGGCCTGCACGGCGTCGGCGTCTCGGTGACCAATGCGCTGTCGACGCGCCTCGAAGTTGAAATCAAGCGTGGCGGCGGCGTGCACCGCATCGTCTTCGCCGACGGCTTCGTCGTCGAACCGCTCGCCCGCATCGGCGAGGTCGGCCAGCGCAACACCGGCACGACCGTGCGCATTTCGCCCGACCCCAAGTATTTCGACTCGCCCAAGGTCAATCTGGCGCAACTGGAGCATCTGCTGCGCTCGAAGGCCGTGCTGATGCCCAATGTCACCGTCGAGCTGGACATCGAAGGCCAGGAAAAGAAGGTCTGGTGCTACCAGAACGGCATGGCCGATTACTTGAACGAAATGATGGTCGGCACGCCGGTCGCGCCGATTTTCGTCGGCGAAAAATATGTCGAGACGGCCAACGGTTTCGCGGTCGGCGAAGGCGCGACCTGGGCGCTGGCCTGGTTCGAGGAAGGCGGCGGCAAGCCGGAATCCTACGTCAACCTGATCCCGACCCTGGACGGCGGCACGCACGAAGCCGGCCTCAAGGCCGGCGTCTTCGAGGCGGTCAAGACCTTCGCCGAACACCACGCCATCCTGCCCGCCAAGGTCAAACTGGCGCAGGAAGACGTCTGCGGCCGCATGACCTACCTGCTTTCGGCCAAGGTGCTCGACCCGCAGTTTCAGGGCCAGACCAAGGAAAAGCTGACTTCGCGCGACGCCTACAAACTGGTCACCCAGATGGTGCGCGACCCGTTCGAGCTGTGGCTGAACAGCCACGCCGATTTCGGCAAGAAGATCGCCGAATTGGCGGTCAAGGCGGCGCAGAACCGCATGAAATCGACGCAGAAGGTCGAAAAAAAGAAGTCCTCGGGCATCGCCACCCTGCCCGGCAAGCTGACCGATTGCGAATCCGACGACATCAGCCGCAACGAGGTTTTCCTGGTCGAGGGCGACTCGGCCGGCGGCTCCGCCAAGCAGGGCCGCGACAAGGAAACCCAGGCCGTGCTGCCCTTGCGCGGCAAGGTGCTGAATACCTGGGAAGTCGAGCGCGACCAGCTGTTCAAGAACAACGAAGTGCATGACATCTCGGTCGCCATCGGCGTCGATCCGCACGGCATCGACCAGCTCGACAGCATCGACGTTTCCGGCCTGCGCTACGGCCGCATCATCGTCATGTCCGATGCCGACGTCGACGGTTCGCACATCCAGGTGCTGCTGTTCACGCTCTTCCTCAAGCACTTCCCGGCGCTGGTCGAGCGCGGCCACATCCACGTCGCGCAGCCGCCGCTGTTCCGCGTCGATGTCGAGGCGCGCGGCCACACGCGCAAGGTCTATTGCCTGGACGAAGCGGAAAAGCTGCAGACCCTGCAAAAGCTGCGCGACGAAGGCGTCTCGGAAAACAAGATCACCGTCTCCCGCTTCAAGGGCCTCGGCGAAATGAACCCGGACCAGCTCTGGGAAACCACGCTCTGCCCGGACACCCGCCGCCTCGTGCCCTTCCAGGCCAGCCGCGAAACGATCAAGGAAATGACCGCGACTTTCACCCTGCTGATGGGCAAGGGCGAAGCCGCCGGCCGCCGCGCCTGGATGGAAAAGGATGGCGGCCTGGTCGAAGCGGACGTCTGA
- a CDS encoding phospholipase A, translating to MPAIPRLSLLSLLILAAPHAGAESLADCRRIADAGQRLACYDGLDKETLPEKPPAATSTAASLKPPATAMQEGSDSLLGKAWELDPGERGHILRIRPYKPVYALPLFHATNANRKPSSPAAGHSSEDVDLSSNEAKLQISLKTKLYEDIFGSNGDLWFGYTQSSRWQVYTGANSRPFRETNHEPEAMLVWRTDYNLAGWRARYVSLGVNHQSNGRSLPLSRSWNRVIAAVALERDDWTLTLRPWWRIPENAVNDDNPDISSYLGRADVQLVKRWGKQQFSVLLRHNLEGGRDGRGALQLDYAFPIAGELRGHLQWFSGYGESMIDYNHRANYYGVGVSLLEWY from the coding sequence ATGCCTGCCATTCCTCGCCTGAGCCTGCTGTCCCTTCTTATCCTGGCTGCGCCGCATGCCGGCGCCGAGTCGCTCGCCGACTGCCGGCGCATCGCCGACGCCGGCCAGCGCCTCGCCTGCTACGACGGGCTGGACAAGGAAACGCTGCCGGAAAAGCCGCCGGCCGCAACGTCGACCGCCGCCAGCCTCAAGCCGCCAGCGACCGCAATGCAGGAAGGCAGCGACTCCCTGCTCGGCAAGGCCTGGGAGCTTGATCCCGGCGAGCGCGGCCACATCCTGCGCATCCGGCCGTACAAGCCGGTCTATGCCCTGCCGCTGTTCCACGCGACCAACGCCAACCGCAAGCCGAGTTCGCCGGCCGCGGGGCACAGCAGTGAAGACGTGGACCTGAGCAGCAACGAGGCCAAGCTGCAGATCAGCCTGAAGACCAAGCTCTACGAAGACATTTTCGGCAGCAATGGCGATTTGTGGTTCGGCTATACCCAGTCGTCGCGCTGGCAGGTTTACACCGGCGCCAATTCACGGCCCTTCCGCGAGACCAACCACGAGCCGGAAGCGATGCTGGTCTGGCGCACCGACTACAACCTGGCCGGCTGGCGGGCGCGTTACGTCTCGCTCGGCGTCAATCACCAGTCGAACGGCCGCTCGCTGCCGCTGTCACGCAGCTGGAACCGGGTGATTGCTGCAGTGGCACTGGAAAGGGATGACTGGACCCTGACCCTGCGCCCGTGGTGGCGGATTCCGGAAAATGCCGTCAACGACGACAACCCGGATATTTCCAGCTATCTCGGCCGGGCCGATGTGCAGCTGGTCAAACGCTGGGGCAAGCAGCAGTTTTCCGTGCTGCTGCGCCACAACCTGGAGGGCGGGCGCGACGGGCGTGGCGCCCTGCAACTGGATTATGCCTTCCCGATTGCCGGCGAACTGCGCGGCCATCTGCAATGGTTCTCCGGCTACGGCGAGAGCATGATCGACTACAACCACCGCGCCAACTACTACGGCGTCGGCGTCTCACTGCTCGAGTGGTACTGA
- a CDS encoding GGDEF domain-containing protein — MPQKASDPNVSIIGRVSISHLLLVIFLVGLLTSSLAVYSTFVSYRVGAVREMAKADGQRISHLVFEHFYSVMRKGASRDEIDDLVHHIQNQLPNYEVTIIRGEPVARQFGDRPGQADLRAHDPVLQNAMKSGDEYSGFLGNNLRYLFPVRVTGECIGCHSQAEVGEINGVISVSVPLASLEKPLAAFAYPLMYLALGLVMMLLLVIFFALRRRVSQPIVELAGHVSEISGAADFSREVVPGSDWPKEIRGLADNFNGLLGQVRNSQAQLREISLHDPLTGLFNRRHFDAVIEQASQDAQAGAPGFSVLLIDLDRFKPINDVYGHAAGDAVLVSVGKSLLGVVRESDLAARIGGDEFAVIALTTGYAEALELAERVRQAIETPQMRFASDQVSARCSIGVGSYPDSGLRASDLMHAADLAMYADKQARRAAGVEAVIRQPGSVPLEQ; from the coding sequence ATGCCGCAAAAAGCCAGCGACCCCAATGTCTCGATCATCGGCCGGGTGTCCATCAGCCACCTGTTGCTGGTGATCTTTCTGGTTGGTTTGCTGACATCCTCGCTGGCGGTGTATTCGACCTTCGTTTCCTATCGCGTCGGCGCGGTTCGGGAAATGGCCAAGGCCGACGGTCAACGCATTTCGCACCTCGTTTTCGAGCACTTCTATTCGGTGATGCGCAAGGGCGCCAGTCGCGACGAGATCGATGACCTGGTGCATCACATCCAGAACCAGTTGCCCAATTACGAAGTGACGATCATCCGTGGCGAACCGGTCGCGCGTCAGTTTGGCGACCGTCCCGGGCAGGCTGACCTGCGTGCTCACGACCCGGTGCTGCAGAACGCCATGAAAAGCGGCGACGAGTATTCGGGCTTCCTCGGCAACAACCTGCGCTACCTGTTTCCGGTGCGGGTCACCGGCGAGTGCATCGGTTGCCATTCGCAGGCCGAGGTTGGCGAAATCAATGGCGTGATTTCGGTCAGTGTGCCGTTGGCTTCACTGGAAAAGCCGCTTGCTGCCTTTGCCTACCCGCTGATGTATCTGGCGCTGGGCCTGGTGATGATGCTGTTGCTGGTGATCTTTTTTGCCCTGCGCCGCCGGGTCAGTCAGCCGATAGTCGAGCTGGCCGGGCATGTTTCGGAAATATCCGGCGCGGCTGACTTTTCGCGCGAGGTAGTGCCGGGCAGTGACTGGCCGAAGGAAATCCGTGGCCTGGCCGACAACTTCAACGGCCTGCTCGGGCAGGTACGCAATTCGCAGGCGCAATTGCGCGAGATCTCATTGCACGATCCCCTGACCGGTCTGTTCAACCGCCGCCATTTCGATGCCGTGATCGAGCAGGCCAGTCAGGATGCCCAGGCTGGTGCGCCGGGTTTCTCCGTCCTGCTGATCGATCTCGATCGCTTCAAGCCGATCAATGACGTTTATGGCCACGCAGCCGGCGATGCCGTGCTGGTCAGCGTCGGCAAGTCGCTGCTCGGTGTGGTCAGGGAAAGCGATCTGGCGGCCCGGATCGGTGGCGACGAGTTTGCCGTGATCGCCTTGACGACGGGTTATGCGGAAGCGCTGGAACTGGCCGAGCGCGTGCGGCAGGCCATCGAAACGCCGCAGATGCGCTTTGCCAGCGATCAGGTCAGTGCCCGTTGCAGCATCGGCGTCGGCAGCTACCCGGACAGCGGTTTGCGCGCTTCCGACCTGATGCATGCCGCCGATCTGGCGATGTATGCCGACAAGCAGGCGCGGCGTGCTGCCGGCGTTGAAGCCGTCATCCGGCAGCCCGGCTCAGTACCACTCGAGCAGTGA